ACACTACTAAACACATTGACGTTTTTTGAGAGTGACTGTTACGGTGGTGTTGCTACTACGTCCTTGTGATTATGGGCGAAGATACAAGGAACGTACTTCGAACCCTAGGAAAAACAGATGGAACGGGATGAATATACAACCACTATTCGAAAAACAACGGCAGTTTGATCCATACATCATCAAAAAAACGGACTTGAAGGGCAGGACCCACTGCAAGACAAGATTCTGGCATTGCAGGTGGAACGCGGGGAGAAAAACTGTCAAGATGTCTGTAAAAGTCCAAATAAGCAAAGAGCCTTCCAAATTGGTACTGCGTCAGAAATGAATTGAAGTGCTAGTCGGCTAGAGTGTGTATATATATGTAGAGGAAATATATAACGACAAAAGGAAATATGTCGTTTCAGCAGTAGCAGATTGGCGTGCCATTCTACTGAAAACAAATGATACGGGAGAGACTCCCAAGTTAGCTTGTCGCATGAAAACCCCAGTCAATTTTGACAAATAAAGTGAGTGAATGGTAGATTCTATTTATACTAATTCTTTCATGTGGGTGGGCCTATGAGAAAAAAATTACAAATTTACATATCGTCTACTTACTACGATCTTATTGAGGAAAGACATACCGCTGTTGAAGCCATACTTCAAGCCGGTCATATCCCTGCTGGAATTGAGCAATCTTTCAATGAAAGTCCAATGAAAATTAGGAAGAGATGGATCGACGAGTCCGATGTATATATCCTGCTTCTCGGAGGATTTTATGGTTTAACGCTTCCTGATGAATCCAAGAGCTATACGCATTGGGAATATGAGTATGCCGGAGAAGCGGGCAAACCTAGAATTGCTTTTGTTGTCACAGATGAAGCATTAAGACAAAAGCCATACGATTTCGCAGCAATTGAATACTATCAGAAGTTTCAAGAGTTTAAGCAATCGGTCATGGAACAAATTCCTACTTACTATGTTGAAGATGTACGGCACATTAAAATGGTACTTCGTGATCAATTGCCGGAGTATGCAGCAAGAGACGATTTGTACGGCTGGTTTTCCGGCAAGGATGTCCCTGACGTTCAAAAGCTGTTGGAAGAGAATGCAAGATTAAAAGCGGAGTTGGAGTAAAAGAAATGAAAGAGGGGCTGGCACAACCAGCCCCTTTCTTCCTTCTTCCATTTATAGTCTCCTTTAATGACAAAGAACGAACCCCGAATGGTCTTGGTACCTGCATCTCCTCAGAAAGCTCAAACCCAACAAATGGACGTCATTTAGCACATTAACGTTAATACCCCAGGGATGCGAGTTGTGCTTCCTTTTTTGTTGCAAATCCGTGTTTTGATTTCTCTTTATACTTTTGAGTAAAAGGGTCTTTATAGCGGATTCCGTTTTTTGTCTATTTTACTGAATTTTGCCATAAATACAACCCCTTACTAATCTGATTTAGAAGAAGCGCATCCGATTGGGTGCGTTTTATTTTTTGTCTATATCTGGCATATGCCCACCTTCCGGTAATCGAGGGAGGGCCTTTTATCCATAAATAATATGAATAAGCTAGTATGAAGCATAATCGGGTTAGGGTACTTTCTTGATTTTTACACCTTAGATGTTGGCTTGCATAGTATGGTGTCGATGTGATGAAATCATTTTGATTAGGAGGTTTGATATTCCGATGTTTAATAATTGCTGGAGACCTCCACCAAGCGGTTGTCAACCTATATTCCCCCCAAGATGCACTTGTCCCCCTGGTCCTCCTGGACCGCCGGGCCCAACCGGTCCGCAAGGTCTACTGGCCCCCCTGGTCCAGGGTGTATAGATCCGCCACCAGTAGCAACTCAGGTTGTTTACGTAAATAAGGGCGGGAATGATACAACGGGTGATGGTACGGAATGCAACCCCTTTTTAACTGTGACAAGGGCGATGGCGTTTATTGTAGATGCTTCACCGACAAAACGTTATGCAATTTCCATAGGACCAGGAACCTTCACAGAACCCCTTATTCATTTGAAGGCAAACGTCCAATTAATTGGAGCAAGTACATTGTTAACTAGACTCGCTATCCCATTCGATATAAATGACCCATCCTGGAATGGCAACCTAAATGTTGATAATCGTGCTGGCTTTGTGGATTTATCGTTATTGACAGCGCCCCTTGATTTTAACTTTACAACCAACGCAATTACCCCTTCTACGGGTCGATTGTTCTTTGTGAGTATCAATTTTACTCCAACACCAGTGTTTACAGGAAACAGCACTTTTCTTAGTCAGATTAATATTCGTGACTCCCAGTTATTTGGTGGCTACACGCAGAATGGTGCGAATGTGACAATGTTCGCTTCTTATGTTGGAGGTGTTCCTCTGCCGTTACCTCAACCCGTCATCACAATAAATTCAATCGTTCCATACGATACTCAAGTACATCTAATTGGTGGAGGGACAGATGGCGATGTAGTAGTGAATGTGGCAAATGGAACCGTTCCAATCGATCCATTCGACCTCTTGAGTTTCGCTATAAAAGGCAGTTTGATTGTGAATGGTGTAGCAGGTGTCGTAACTAGAATTAGGGCTACTGTCGACTCGATTCCTATTAGAAGCAGAGTGACTTTAATAGGAAATTCATCGATTGAAAAATTGAATGATGCTGCTGGCTTAGGTTATACCCCTGCCAATCCCGCAGATTGGTCAGTGGGACCTGTTCCTACAACAGTTCAAGAAGCATTGGATAGGATTGCTGCCAAGATAGCCCCGGTGTAGATTTGGCGAATGAACCAAAACGTTAATACCCTGCAAACAAAAAATCCTCCCGCACAGAAATTTGCAGGAGGATTTTTTGTTTGCACGTTTGCTTTCTGTTCGTATATGATGCAAACGAATTTTCTTATTTTCGTAGGGGTGGTTACTATGGCCTTATCTGATTTTAAGCGTAAGGTGCTTTGGATTATTGGAAACAATCCGGAGATGGAACCGAGACCTCCGAGTGCGATGAGATATGCATAAAGACAAGACAAAGCTGCGAGGAAGTAATTTTCAAACTTGTCCATGTTATCTAATTCATTTTTCTTTGAGCTGTTGGCATACACATCTGAAGTGATCCGGATACCGCATCCCGCATCCCGCATCCCCCTGTAACGAATCCATGATTGCCGCAGAGACATTTAGCCAAGGTCTGGAGACTATCTTACATCTCAAGAAGTTGGACTCGGCAGCTCTTCATTTTCTCACACTCTTCTTCTTACGGATATACCAGCCGCGTTTATGAAAGGAGATGGACCTGTATTTCTGGGCCAGCCTGACGATCCGTTTGCGAGTAAGTGATGCCGGTTTTGAAGATAAGCTTTTATTAAGGGAACTTCTTACAACCAGATGACCGGGGTAGTGAGCCTTCACGAAATTACCGTAAGTTTCGAACTCGGAAAAGCCGGCATAACTCTGCTTGTTGGTTTTCTTGATAATCGCCCAGTACCATCTAGTTTTATGCCTAGCCTCAATTTTAGACTTCAGCCGGGAGAGCTTCGATTTGTCGAACAGCATATAGTGCGCAACGAAGGAGCGCGAAGCGGTTGGCTTGGTTCCCATTAATTTCTTATAGGTGCGAAAATACTCGGGACGACTCCAGTTACGGCAGTAAAAAACGGTTTTCCCGTTGACGAGAAAGACATGAGGTCGGATGAGAATGGTGTCGGCGTCAATCACAAGATAATACCTTTGCTTGGTCAAGTTTCCTCCCGCTAGCTTCAACAATTGTTGGAGCAGCCAGCCCGACCGATTGGTGCGTTTGGTTTGGTAGTGAATGTCTTTTTTTGTAATTGGTAGGACGCGTCTTTCATTGATGAAAGTGCAGTTTTTACGCCTGCAAAGGGCTTGGATTCGTTTGCTTGGTGGCGATACAACCATGATCTTACCGATGGGGTGCTTCACTTGCTTGCGGATACTGTCAATGACATAGGGAAGAGTGCCAAGGTCTTTCTCAATAGCTGGAATCAGGACATCAATTTTGATAGAGCTGTTGAAGGGGCTTTTCGCTGAACGTGTCAACTTCTCAACTCCTTTTCGCTAAGCAGGCTCAAGCATATGTGTCTGAACAGGCTGACCAGGGTGTCCGACTTTCCAGATAGAATATGATTTTCTTCCTGAGCGTGAATATGGCAGACATGGAAATCCTGCAAAATGTATGTTTGTCTGCCTTCTTGAGTCATTGAGTAACTCTCCTCACTCACTTTCTCATGTCGAAATCGACTCCGATGGTACTGGAAATTGGAGGAAAAGGAGATGGAAAGCTGCTTTTACGTCTCAGTAGTGAGAGTCTTGTTGAAGTAGAGCACGAAACCGAGGGTCAGCGCCCTTTGAAAATGAAAGAATGCACGAATTGCCTGTCAATAACAAAGGTTGCACCCTAGACAAAGATTCACAACTATAGAGAAAACGAACACATATTGGTGCAGTTCTGACTGTCTAGAGAGCGTGTGAAGGTGGAGGGGATGAGATGACTAATGACAAAATGTAAACAATTAAGAAAGCAAAAAGACGTATACTTCCCATCAACCACGTTAAAAAATACTGCTTCGTCTTTACCAGATCTGTCTTCAGTAAATCTAATGTTATCGCGGCTAAATGTTTGCTCAAAAAACACAATGAAATAAAGAACCTGGGATATTTTACTGTGCGCGATGCTCCTGAAAGAAAAAAGTGATTCCATTCAGAATCACTCGGCAAATACCACAGGGACATTCATCTGATTAGCTATCCACATAAAGTTACTTAACTCAACAGGGTTCCGGGAGATTCGCTCAGCACTTTGGCAGATGACCTCTTTTACCAATCCAGCTTCTATGTCAGCGATCAACTGAGACAGGCCAGGACGATCGGAGTCATTGGTTTTAACGTCGATTTCCATGTATAACTTATGTTCTATATCTTTGACAAACGGCATGCAGGACTCCATTTGCTTTTGGGTCTTCCGAAAATCACTGGAGGCAGTTCTGATAAAAACAGCAACCATAGGATCACCTCAAATCAAAATGTAAATTATTGGCAATATATGCAAGCGACGTCATCAGGGAGAGTAATTAATTAATTGATTTATGTATGATGCTCCAAAAAAGAAAAGCCCCCAGCTGGGAGCCCAAATGGTCTGACGCGCTAGTCCTGCGGCGGTTGTGGGGGGGAAGGAAGACTAAAACCGTCTTCCGTCATTGTTACCTCTTTTTTCGGTTTAACGAAGCTTGTTTAACTTCTCGGCAGTCTTGTAGGACCGAATCAACGGTGAATAAAGATAATTTGCAGACCCAGTTAGCAGGGATTAATACGGAATCCAATGACAAACTGTGTGCAATGTTTCGGCTATTCGCTCCTTGCTCAGTGTGCGTTGAGATATTTTGTCTAAAAAACTATTGCAGCTAAGCAGTCTCATAAATAAACTAAAAATGTAATTAAATGGAATCTGGGAGTGGAATAAGATGTTGAGAGGCAAATTTAAAAATACGCTGCTATGTGCTGTTGCTGTTTCCGCTTTAACCGTTGGTACTCAAGCTGCATTTGCAAGTGATGGCACACAGAATTCGATCCAGAAACGAAATCAAGAGAAAGTCCAAGCCAATGCCCAAGGGCAGGTTCTTCACTCGTTTGATATTTCTAGAGTAGATCGCTGGCATAGCTCTGGTCCGTTCACTCTTAACTCAACTAAGTCAGTTAAGCTAAAAGTCCTTACGGCGAATATATATTGGTCTCCAGTGACTCCATATTCAGAAGTTAGTATAGTTAGACAGGGTGACGGCAAACGCGTGACCATGTCGATTTATGCAAGGGATTATAAGGAAGAGGATTTTGTTCTTGAGGCTGGTACGTATTCCTTAGAGTTTCTAAACCACACTAGTATGCCGGTTTATATGAGGGGATCCGTAATGGAAAATTAATTTTTTTCAATAAGAACAATATGGACGTGGGTGAGATGTAGTGCGCTAGTATGTCGACATAGTAACCGGAGAAGTACTCTACTCAGAGGAAGTTTTGCGCCGACCAGACGAGATTGTAAAAGTATTTCGTCCAAGTGGCCGCAACTCAAAATTCGTGAAGATGAAAGCCGTCACTCCCTGAGGCTGGCTTTTTGTTGAAGATCGCTCCATATGCCAGCGATGGAACCAACTAATCAATTGTATTCTCTCGACGGGAAGACAGCTGAAGTGTGGCTCCTCCACCTACTCAGCCTGGAGATCACAGAGGCAGGCGAAGACACAATTTGGGAGAAAGAGGAGTGAATCAATGCAAAAATGGGAGCCTGAAGGTTGAGCAAGCAAAAAATGGTGACAAGGAATCGCAGCGCATCACTGATGCGGACTTGTATATTATCGTAGTCTATCAGAATGGTGGACGAGATAGTAACGAGTTCACTTACAAAAATGGAAAAAAAGCTTGCAGAAGTGCCAGTAGCCAAGGTGTCGATGTGGGACAGCCGTTCAATACGATCATTTATTTTTGCGGTAGATATGGATATTGGAGATTCAGTCGAATTTGAAGCAATCGATGACTACTCTAGAGGCATCGTGGATGCGATGGAGGATTTCAAAGAAAGGGACGGCAGTGATGGCTTTAAAATCGGAGTATATGGGAGTTACTATGTAGTGAAGTACGTCGATGAAAATGTAAGCGGGGCTACTTGCTTTTGGCAGACTAGCGGTTAACTTTAACGATTCAAATGGTCGCGCTAGTGGATTCAAAGTCTAGCAAAAAATTAGATAACAAGCATCCTGTTCCACTGATGAGGTGGAACAGGATACTTGTTTCTCATGCAAAAGTAACGATGTGAGTGGGGGGGCGACCACATTCACCAGTTGTTATTTGGTGAGGGGTTGAAGGGAAGCTGCCATTTCTTCAACAGATTGTGTAATTTTAAAAGGTTTTTTGAATTCCGATTCTGCAATTCGAATAAAAGTAGATTCCATTTTGAAATATAGCCCTGCCGAAGCGGCCTCGACATTATCTCTGCTGTTAGAGAACGAGATCCATTTGGCAGGGATATCTTTTATTTTCGTCTCTTTCTCTTCGATAATAACCCCGTCTAATAAAACTTCTTCTGGTGACTCTGTAATTTGCAAGTAATATCCTTCTCCTTCACCACTAAAAACTAGACGGAAATAAAATACATCACCCGTACTCACTACCACTTTCATTAGCTTCTGCCCTTTTCTTACAAAAGAAGGAATATACACCTTCTCGACCCCTGTTTTCTCAGCGGCCTCCCAAATCTCTGTTTTCTGCTGATCAGTCAAGACCAAAGCCTCATATCCTTCAGGGATGGACGGGTTCGTTGCGTTTTGATTGCCTTGCGTACAACCGGTGATGAAGATGACGCAACTGAGCAGAAAAACAAGGAAATACCTGATCATGTTCATTCCTCCAATCTTGAATTTGATTAATGAATGCAGTTATCTGATTCAGCGCGTGCGGATTATGCGATTACAATAACATGGTGGAAGCAAGTAAAAGGCAACCTGGGAACCACATGCACGATGTGGGGTGTTGTTAAGTGGATCGATCAGAACGGCAGGAGAATTAAGCTTGTGACTGATGAAGATAGCCAATGGATATCGATGGATCACATAACAAGCTTAGTGAGGAGAAAGCCCAAAAAACGACATGCCAGAATGCATTCAAGAAATAGCTAACCCATCTCTTTTTTAAGGAGACGGGTTCTTGCTATGAAATGATTTGTTGTATCAGGAATCTGCGGGTACACAAAACGTACACCTTATTTGACCAGGATTTCAGAAAGTGAAAACTTTAATTCCCTATTTAAGCAGTATACGTACATAAGTTTACTTTGTATCGACCGGTTTCATATCGATCATCTCTAAAATTTCATCATAAGTCATTTTTTTAATCACATTGTAGTCAAGTGCCCTAAAAATAAATTCACGACGTAATTCCTCTTGTTCATTTTTAGGCTCAGGAAGATTTTCTCCAGTAGCTATCGTGTTAAAACGAGGATTAAAAATTTCCATATTGTCGTCTGCATGAAGTTCTACCCAAATCTCTTTCGATGAGCCGTCATTTAGTGTGAGAAGGTAACATGCTTTTACGAGATAACCGTAATTATCGGTGTTTCTTTCAGCCATAATATTCTTTACATGTACTTCCTTTGCGGGAAGAATGCCTTTTTTCTGCATTTCCAAGTATGTTGCGATCTCTTTATGGGTTGTAGATAGTTCTTTCTTTACTCGTTCTTTTTCGTCTGGACGTAGATTCCAAGTGAGATAAAAATAAGTATTCCATAAATCCTCTTCATTCTTTTGTGTAAATAAATGATGCCATTCATTCGCTAGTATTTCCGTCATTCGACTTAAGGTAGTGTCGTGGTTCTCTAATCGATCAAGAATTTCTAGCTTTTTATTATAGTCTACAGATTGAGGGTAGGGACTTGCTGGCATGGATGACGCACTGTTACTAGTAGTACAGCCAGCTATTGAAACGACAGAAAGCAACAAGAATACTTTTAACTTTTTGTACATGTGAATCCCCACCTTTTACAAGAATAATATCTAAATTGATTGACGATTAATTGAATGGTGAATATAACCCCAACATCAATAATATACTATATATGATAGTAAATGGAAATCAACTTACCCCATGCTAAATTAACTGCCTTGCCATGCCTAAATATATCTCTAAATGAAATTACATATATAAATCTATTTGATAATAATTTCACAAAAGTTCCAAAAGAGATCTATAAAATGACCAATCTAAAGGTACTAAATATTTCTGCTAATGAGATTGGGGAAATTCCTGCTAGTATAAAAATTTAATAGAACTTAAAATGATGGACTTAGGACACAATCAGATTGAGACAGTTCCATCAGAAATTAGGAGCCTAGGCAATTACCAAAAGAAATTGGTAAATTAACCAACCTGAGAGTTTTAGCATGTTCATTTGTAGACTAACTATCATTAAAAGATAGAGGGGAAAATAGTCAATATTTTTTATTGACTACAAATCCGAATACTATGCCGTTTGGAAGAAGCGATTGACCGATGATCCGGCAGTTGCTGAATGAATTACCCTGGCTGATGTTTGCGATGACTGGATCGTGTAACAGAAAAAATCGACAATGTTTGGCTTAGTTTTTGTATCCTGAATGTCAGGGTAATCACTGCCGCCTTGAGGCAATAGTAACCACTTTGGTAGGAATTTTGAACTGTTTGGAGAATATGATTTATGAATGATTTCTATAAGGGGATGTTAATGTGGGTTTATTAGACGGTCTAATGGGTAACGCTTCGGAAGTTAACATTGCAGATGTTCAAAATGAATATGCTCAAATCTTAGCGAACAATGAGAGAATAGAAAAGGCGTACAAATTAATTCGCGATATGTTCATCTTCACAAACAAGCGGTTAATACTAGTTGATAAGCAAGGCATTACTGGTAGAAAGACAGAGTACCATTCCATTCCTTATAAAAGCATTAATCATTTTAGTATTGAAACAGCTGGAAATTTTGATTTGGATGCGGAATTGAAAATTTGGCTTTCTGGAAGTGCAGTACCGATCCAAAAACAATTTAACAAAAACTTGAATATTTACAAGATACAGAGCGTATTGGCCGAGTACATTTTGGATTAGTCTCGCTTGATAAAAAGCCTTCCTTCAAATTCTGGGGAGGGCTTTTATTGATTTTTTTGGTATAAATTAGTGAGAATGTTTAACAAAAATGAGGAAGTGGATTTTTTCGAACACTTCCAAAAAAGTTCATTGTAGCAAAAACGCGAAGCTGCGGCATAAATTGTTGAAGAGAACAAAAGAGTAAGGAAGAAACTACAAAGAATAAATTCTAGGACAGTATGAAGGTTACGGAATATGAAATCTAGTGTAACTCTCTTGGGGATAAGGCGTACGACTTAATCTGTGCAGATGAGTCTGCGCTATTTTTCTTTTGGCAAGAGAAGGTGTGTATACCTATATATACTTATAGTAAATATCGAGCGGATAACCTACTATATTGATGACCACTTTTTTATTCACGTATTACTTCTTGTGTACCCCAATTTGCTTAAAGCAGTTGGGGGCTTTTTTTTCTATGTGACCTAAGGCTATGTTAAACTTTGTTGCTCGCCGGTGCATTTTGATTCATTCCAAGTAATATGCCCAGCCATTCAAATTCCTGATGGTATGGTTGTCTTAACGTATCGATCTCTCGTTCCAATATTGCTCCTATGGTTCCGCGTGAAGTAGGGAAGCCAAGGTACCCGACGTATGCCCGTAGGCTGCAGGCAAGCAGGTTGCCAAGCGGCTCTGGCCATTGAGTGAAGAACTCACTGGAGTTCGTTTTACCATTTGAGCTGTTCGACATCGAGATACAGAAAGAAGGCACATTACGACCACTACCGTTATTATGAAAGAAGTTGTTCGGCCCATTCACCACACGGTTCTCCGGCAGTTTCCCATTGTGTTTAAATGGTTTCGTTATTCATCAAGAACTGTGAAGACAAAGAGCAGCATGCTTCGTTCACCAGTATTTGTCGGCTTTACCCTTTCAGCATAGTCAGCGTCTTCAAAAATTTGAGGCACCTGTACTTCGGATGCAGTTAATTCAAATTCCTTCTCGAGACCACTGATCATTTTAATTACAAGAAGTGAGTGATCTCCAGTTGGCTTGGGTTTTGGATCAGAACCTGGATCGTTTGTTTTTTCTCCATCATTTCCATTTCGTCGAATCCCATATAAATGCCATCATTACTGGCTGTTATATGAATGCGATATAAACTGTATGTATTTGTGTTAGCGAACGTAAACTTCCTTATCCACTAAAATCCAAAGAACACTGTCCAGCCAATAATGTGTTCGAGAGGCATGCCAGATGCTCGTAGTTCTACCATGTCCGAGGGTCCAGTCGTTTTCCCTGAAGTTTTGTGACGATGAATTGATCGCCATGAATCTCATTATCATTCAAAGACTAATCACACGATTTGAAAAATGGCGGGGCTTGTGTGGATGAGTGAGTGAAGAAGGAGTGAAAGTGGCAGAAATGTTAAAATGTTAACTGGATACGTTAGTAGACTAAAAAGAAAAAGGGGTTGTCCTTAAAGTCGAGAGACAATGGGACAACCTTTTTTCTTTATATATCCAAAAAAAGTATAAAAATTATTGACATGAGAGCTCAAATATGTGA
The window above is part of the Brevibacillus antibioticus genome. Proteins encoded here:
- a CDS encoding DUF4062 domain-containing protein, with amino-acid sequence MRKKLQIYISSTYYDLIEERHTAVEAILQAGHIPAGIEQSFNESPMKIRKRWIDESDVYILLLGGFYGLTLPDESKSYTHWEYEYAGEAGKPRIAFVVTDEALRQKPYDFAAIEYYQKFQEFKQSVMEQIPTYYVEDVRHIKMVLRDQLPEYAARDDLYGWFSGKDVPDVQKLLEENARLKAELE
- a CDS encoding Arm DNA-binding domain-containing protein; amino-acid sequence: MRYKDPFTQKYKEKSKHGFATKKEAQLASLGY
- a CDS encoding DUF6492 family protein — encoded protein: MTRSAKSPFNSSIKIDVLIPAIEKDLGTLPYVIDSIRKQVKHPIGKIMVVSPPSKRIQALCRRKNCTFINERRVLPITKKDIHYQTKRTNRSGWLLQQLLKLAGGNLTKQRYYLVIDADTILIRPHVFLVNGKTVFYCRNWSRPEYFRTYKKLMGTKPTASRSFVAHYMLFDKSKLSRLKSKIEARHKTRWYWAIIKKTNKQSYAGFSEFETYGNFVKAHYPGHLVVRSSLNKSLSSKPASLTRKRIVRLAQKYRSISFHKRGWYIRKKKSVRK
- a CDS encoding recombinase family protein, which encodes MVAVFIRTASSDFRKTQKQMESCMPFVKDIEHKLYMEIDVKTNDSDRPGLSQLIADIEAGLVKEVICQSAERISRNPVELSNFMWIANQMNVPVVFAE
- a CDS encoding glycoside hydrolase domain-containing protein — translated: MNQCKNGSLKVEQAKNGDKESQRITDADLYIIVVYQNGGRDSNEFTYKNGKKACRSASSQGVDVGQPFNTIIYFCGRYGYWRFSRI
- a CDS encoding leucine-rich repeat domain-containing protein — its product is MEINLPHAKLTALPCLNISLNEITYINLFDNNFTKVPKEIYKMTNLKVLNISANEIGEIPASIKI
- a CDS encoding PH domain-containing protein, yielding MGLLDGLMGNASEVNIADVQNEYAQILANNERIEKAYKLIRDMFIFTNKRLILVDKQGITGRKTEYHSIPYKSINHFSIETAGNFDLDAELKIWLSGSAVPIQKQFNKNLNIYKIQSVLAEYILD